In Equus przewalskii isolate Varuska chromosome 6, EquPr2, whole genome shotgun sequence, one DNA window encodes the following:
- the OR10S1 gene encoding olfactory receptor 10S1 — protein MTMETEDPNQTVVSHFFLEGLMYTAEHPSLFFLLFLLIYSITLTGNLLILITVGSDTHLCSPMYHFLGHLSFLDACLSTVTVPKVMAGLLTLDGKVISFEGCAVQLYCFHFLASTECFLYTVMAYDRYLAICQPLHYPVVMNRHMYSGLAGITWAIGAVHSAVHTSLTFCLHYCGPHHIAYFFCDIPPVLKLACADTTVNELVMLANIGIVAAGCLILIVISYVFIVAAVLRIRTTKGRQRAFSTCTSHLTVVLLYYMPPVCIYLQPRSSGAGAGAPAVFYTIVTPMLNLFIYTLRNKEVKRALQRLLCKGSQETPEGSPPP, from the coding sequence ATGACCATGGAGACAGAAGACCCCAACCAGACTGTGGTGAGCCACTTCTTCCTGGAGGGTCTGATGTACACAGCTGAACATCCtagcctcttctttctcctcttcctcctcatctatAGTATCACCTTGACCGGAAATCTCCTCATTCTCATAACTGTGGGCTCTGACACCCACCTCTGCTCCCCTATGTACCACTTCCTGGGGCACCTCTCATTCCTGGATGCATGCTTGTCTACAGTGACAGTGCCCAAGGTCATGGCAGGCCTCCTGACTCTGGATGGGAAGGTGATTTCCTTTGAGGGCTGTGCTGTACAACTTTACTGCTTCCACTTCCTGGCCAGCACTGAGTGCTTCCTGTACACtgtcatggcctatgaccgctaccTGGCTATCTGTCAACCCCTACACTACCCAGTTGTCATGAACAGGCACATGTACTCAGGGCTTGCTGGGATTACTTGGGCCATAGGTGCTGTGCACTCTGCAGTCCATACCTCCCTCACCTTCTGCCTGCACTACTGTGGGCCTCACCACATTGCCTACTTCTTCTGTGACATCCCCCCTGTGCTGAAGCTGGCCTGTGCAGACACTACAGTTAATGAGCTTGTCATGCTTGCCAACATTGGCATTGTGGCTGCAGGTTGTCTAATTCTCATTGTTATATCCTATGTCTTCATCGTGGCAGCAGTGTTGCGGATCCGCACAACCAAGGGCCGGCAGCGTGCCTTCTCCACTTGTACCTCCCACCTCACAGTGGTGCTCCTGTACTACATGCCACCTGTCTGTATCTACCTGCAACCTCGCTCcagtggggcaggagctggggcccCTGCTGTCTTCTACACAATAGTCACTCCCATGCTCAACCTTTTCATTTACACTCTGCGGAACAAGGAAGTGAAGCGGGCTCTACAAAGACTTCTGTGCAAAGGCTCCCAAGAGACTCCAGAAGGTAGTCCACCCCCCTAA